In Oncorhynchus kisutch isolate 150728-3 linkage group LG7, Okis_V2, whole genome shotgun sequence, one DNA window encodes the following:
- the LOC109894015 gene encoding endophilin-A1 isoform X1, with translation MSVAGFKKQFHKATQRVSEKVGGAEGTKHDDDFTEMEKKVDTTSRAVMDIMTKTTEYLQPNPASRAKMTMINSMSKMRGQEKGLGYIQTETVLGESMQKFGRELGEESNFGLALIDAGESMRELGEVKDALDMEVKQNFLDPLQTLHDKDLKEIAHHLKKLEGRRLDFDYKKKRQGKVTDDEIKQALEKFDDTKEIAELSMFNLLESDQIEQVSQLAALVQAQVEYHRQCAEILTQLQSKMEDRIRDSSNKPKKEFIPKPRQSLDLSSENHNGAIQGSRSPATRSPARSPARSPAPLDQPSCRALYDFDPENEGELGFKEGDIITLTNKIDDNWYEGMIHGSSGFFPVNYVDILVPLP, from the exons AGGGTGAGTGAGAAGGTTGGGGGAGCAGAGGGGACTAAACATGATGATGACTTCACTGAAATGGAGAAG AAGGTGGACACCACCAGTAGGGCGGTGATGGACATTATGACCAAGACAACTGAGTATCTGCAGCCCAACCCAG CCTCCAGAGCCAAGATGACCATGATCAACTCCATGTCTAAGATGCGTGGCCAGGAGAAGGGTCTGGGCTACATCCAGACCGAGACCGTCCTGGGAGAGTCCATGCAGAAGTTTGGCAGGGAGCTCGGAGAAGAGTCCAACTTTG GCCTGGCTCTGATCGATGCTGGGGAGTCCATGCGTGAGCTGGGGGAGGTGAAGGACGCTCTCGACATGGAGGTCAAGCAGAACTTCCTGGACCCGCTGCAGACCCTCCACGACAAAGACCTCAAGGAGATTGCA CATCACCTGAAGAAACTGGAAGGCCGCCGTCTGGACTTCGACTACAAGAAGAAGCGTCAGGGCAAGGTGACAGACGACGAGATCAAACAGGCTCTGGAGAAGTTTGACGATACCAAGGAGATCGCTGAGCTCAGCATGTTCAACCTGTTGGAGAGTGAT CAGATTGAACAGGTGAGCCAGCTAGCCGCACTGGTCCAAGCCCAGGTGGAGTACCATCGTCAGTGTGCTGAGATCCTCACCCAGCTGCAGTCCAAGATGGAGGACCG GATAAGGGATTCCTCCAACAAGCCCAAGAAAGAGTTCATACCTAAGCCGCGTCAGTCCTTGGACCTCTCTAGTGAAAACCACAATGGAGCCATCCAAGGATCCAGGTCCCCAG CAACAAGGTCTCCAG CAAGGTCTCCAG CAAGGTCTCCAG cTCCCCTAGACCAGCCATCCTGCAGGGCGCTGTATGACTTCGACCCCGAGAACGAGGGCGAGCTGGGCTTCAAGGAGGGGGACATCATCACTCTCACCAACAAGATCGACGACAACTGGTACGAGGGCATGATCCACGGCAGCTCTGGATTCTTCCCCGTCAACTACGTGGATATCCTGGTGCCTCTGCCCTAA
- the LOC109894015 gene encoding endophilin-A1 isoform X2, with amino-acid sequence MSVAGFKKQFHKATQRVSEKVGGAEGTKHDDDFTEMEKKVDTTSRAVMDIMTKTTEYLQPNPASRAKMTMINSMSKMRGQEKGLGYIQTETVLGESMQKFGRELGEESNFGLALIDAGESMRELGEVKDALDMEVKQNFLDPLQTLHDKDLKEIAHHLKKLEGRRLDFDYKKKRQGKVTDDEIKQALEKFDDTKEIAELSMFNLLESDQIEQVSQLAALVQAQVEYHRQCAEILTQLQSKMEDRIRDSSNKPKKEFIPKPRQSLDLSSENHNGAIQGSRSPATRSPARSPAPLDQPSCRALYDFDPENEGELGFKEGDIITLTNKIDDNWYEGMIHGSSGFFPVNYVDILVPLP; translated from the exons AGGGTGAGTGAGAAGGTTGGGGGAGCAGAGGGGACTAAACATGATGATGACTTCACTGAAATGGAGAAG AAGGTGGACACCACCAGTAGGGCGGTGATGGACATTATGACCAAGACAACTGAGTATCTGCAGCCCAACCCAG CCTCCAGAGCCAAGATGACCATGATCAACTCCATGTCTAAGATGCGTGGCCAGGAGAAGGGTCTGGGCTACATCCAGACCGAGACCGTCCTGGGAGAGTCCATGCAGAAGTTTGGCAGGGAGCTCGGAGAAGAGTCCAACTTTG GCCTGGCTCTGATCGATGCTGGGGAGTCCATGCGTGAGCTGGGGGAGGTGAAGGACGCTCTCGACATGGAGGTCAAGCAGAACTTCCTGGACCCGCTGCAGACCCTCCACGACAAAGACCTCAAGGAGATTGCA CATCACCTGAAGAAACTGGAAGGCCGCCGTCTGGACTTCGACTACAAGAAGAAGCGTCAGGGCAAGGTGACAGACGACGAGATCAAACAGGCTCTGGAGAAGTTTGACGATACCAAGGAGATCGCTGAGCTCAGCATGTTCAACCTGTTGGAGAGTGAT CAGATTGAACAGGTGAGCCAGCTAGCCGCACTGGTCCAAGCCCAGGTGGAGTACCATCGTCAGTGTGCTGAGATCCTCACCCAGCTGCAGTCCAAGATGGAGGACCG GATAAGGGATTCCTCCAACAAGCCCAAGAAAGAGTTCATACCTAAGCCGCGTCAGTCCTTGGACCTCTCTAGTGAAAACCACAATGGAGCCATCCAAGGATCCAGGTCCCCAG CAACAAGGTCTCCAG CAAGGTCTCCAG cTCCCCTAGACCAGCCATCCTGCAGGGCGCTGTATGACTTCGACCCCGAGAACGAGGGCGAGCTGGGCTTCAAGGAGGGGGACATCATCACTCTCACCAACAAGATCGACGACAACTGGTACGAGGGCATGATCCACGGCAGCTCTGGATTCTTCCCCGTCAACTACGTGGATATCCTGGTGCCTCTGCCCTAA
- the LOC109894015 gene encoding endophilin-A1 isoform X3: MSVAGFKKQFHKATQRVSEKVGGAEGTKHDDDFTEMEKKVDTTSRAVMDIMTKTTEYLQPNPASRAKMTMINSMSKMRGQEKGLGYIQTETVLGESMQKFGRELGEESNFGLALIDAGESMRELGEVKDALDMEVKQNFLDPLQTLHDKDLKEIAHHLKKLEGRRLDFDYKKKRQGKVTDDEIKQALEKFDDTKEIAELSMFNLLESDQIEQVSQLAALVQAQVEYHRQCAEILTQLQSKMEDRIRDSSNKPKKEFIPKPRQSLDLSSENHNGAIQGSRSPARSPARSPAPLDQPSCRALYDFDPENEGELGFKEGDIITLTNKIDDNWYEGMIHGSSGFFPVNYVDILVPLP, encoded by the exons AGGGTGAGTGAGAAGGTTGGGGGAGCAGAGGGGACTAAACATGATGATGACTTCACTGAAATGGAGAAG AAGGTGGACACCACCAGTAGGGCGGTGATGGACATTATGACCAAGACAACTGAGTATCTGCAGCCCAACCCAG CCTCCAGAGCCAAGATGACCATGATCAACTCCATGTCTAAGATGCGTGGCCAGGAGAAGGGTCTGGGCTACATCCAGACCGAGACCGTCCTGGGAGAGTCCATGCAGAAGTTTGGCAGGGAGCTCGGAGAAGAGTCCAACTTTG GCCTGGCTCTGATCGATGCTGGGGAGTCCATGCGTGAGCTGGGGGAGGTGAAGGACGCTCTCGACATGGAGGTCAAGCAGAACTTCCTGGACCCGCTGCAGACCCTCCACGACAAAGACCTCAAGGAGATTGCA CATCACCTGAAGAAACTGGAAGGCCGCCGTCTGGACTTCGACTACAAGAAGAAGCGTCAGGGCAAGGTGACAGACGACGAGATCAAACAGGCTCTGGAGAAGTTTGACGATACCAAGGAGATCGCTGAGCTCAGCATGTTCAACCTGTTGGAGAGTGAT CAGATTGAACAGGTGAGCCAGCTAGCCGCACTGGTCCAAGCCCAGGTGGAGTACCATCGTCAGTGTGCTGAGATCCTCACCCAGCTGCAGTCCAAGATGGAGGACCG GATAAGGGATTCCTCCAACAAGCCCAAGAAAGAGTTCATACCTAAGCCGCGTCAGTCCTTGGACCTCTCTAGTGAAAACCACAATGGAGCCATCCAAGGATCCAGGTCCCCAG CAAGGTCTCCAG CAAGGTCTCCAG cTCCCCTAGACCAGCCATCCTGCAGGGCGCTGTATGACTTCGACCCCGAGAACGAGGGCGAGCTGGGCTTCAAGGAGGGGGACATCATCACTCTCACCAACAAGATCGACGACAACTGGTACGAGGGCATGATCCACGGCAGCTCTGGATTCTTCCCCGTCAACTACGTGGATATCCTGGTGCCTCTGCCCTAA
- the LOC109894015 gene encoding endophilin-A1 isoform X6, which produces MSVAGFKKQFHKATQRVSEKVGGAEGTKHDDDFTEMEKKVDTTSRAVMDIMTKTTEYLQPNPASRAKMTMINSMSKMRGQEKGLGYIQTETVLGESMQKFGRELGEESNFGLALIDAGESMRELGEVKDALDMEVKQNFLDPLQTLHDKDLKEIAHHLKKLEGRRLDFDYKKKRQGKVTDDEIKQALEKFDDTKEIAELSMFNLLESDQIEQVSQLAALVQAQVEYHRQCAEILTQLQSKMEDRIRDSSNKPKKEFIPKPRQSLDLSSENHNGAIQGSRSPAPLDQPSCRALYDFDPENEGELGFKEGDIITLTNKIDDNWYEGMIHGSSGFFPVNYVDILVPLP; this is translated from the exons AGGGTGAGTGAGAAGGTTGGGGGAGCAGAGGGGACTAAACATGATGATGACTTCACTGAAATGGAGAAG AAGGTGGACACCACCAGTAGGGCGGTGATGGACATTATGACCAAGACAACTGAGTATCTGCAGCCCAACCCAG CCTCCAGAGCCAAGATGACCATGATCAACTCCATGTCTAAGATGCGTGGCCAGGAGAAGGGTCTGGGCTACATCCAGACCGAGACCGTCCTGGGAGAGTCCATGCAGAAGTTTGGCAGGGAGCTCGGAGAAGAGTCCAACTTTG GCCTGGCTCTGATCGATGCTGGGGAGTCCATGCGTGAGCTGGGGGAGGTGAAGGACGCTCTCGACATGGAGGTCAAGCAGAACTTCCTGGACCCGCTGCAGACCCTCCACGACAAAGACCTCAAGGAGATTGCA CATCACCTGAAGAAACTGGAAGGCCGCCGTCTGGACTTCGACTACAAGAAGAAGCGTCAGGGCAAGGTGACAGACGACGAGATCAAACAGGCTCTGGAGAAGTTTGACGATACCAAGGAGATCGCTGAGCTCAGCATGTTCAACCTGTTGGAGAGTGAT CAGATTGAACAGGTGAGCCAGCTAGCCGCACTGGTCCAAGCCCAGGTGGAGTACCATCGTCAGTGTGCTGAGATCCTCACCCAGCTGCAGTCCAAGATGGAGGACCG GATAAGGGATTCCTCCAACAAGCCCAAGAAAGAGTTCATACCTAAGCCGCGTCAGTCCTTGGACCTCTCTAGTGAAAACCACAATGGAGCCATCCAAGGATCCAGGTCCCCAG cTCCCCTAGACCAGCCATCCTGCAGGGCGCTGTATGACTTCGACCCCGAGAACGAGGGCGAGCTGGGCTTCAAGGAGGGGGACATCATCACTCTCACCAACAAGATCGACGACAACTGGTACGAGGGCATGATCCACGGCAGCTCTGGATTCTTCCCCGTCAACTACGTGGATATCCTGGTGCCTCTGCCCTAA
- the LOC109894015 gene encoding endophilin-A1 isoform X4 produces the protein MSVAGFKKQFHKATQRVSEKVGGAEGTKHDDDFTEMEKKVDTTSRAVMDIMTKTTEYLQPNPASRAKMTMINSMSKMRGQEKGLGYIQTETVLGESMQKFGRELGEESNFGLALIDAGESMRELGEVKDALDMEVKQNFLDPLQTLHDKDLKEIAHHLKKLEGRRLDFDYKKKRQGKVTDDEIKQALEKFDDTKEIAELSMFNLLESDQIEQVSQLAALVQAQVEYHRQCAEILTQLQSKMEDRIRDSSNKPKKEFIPKPRQSLDLSSENHNGAIQGSRSPARSPAPLDQPSCRALYDFDPENEGELGFKEGDIITLTNKIDDNWYEGMIHGSSGFFPVNYVDILVPLP, from the exons AGGGTGAGTGAGAAGGTTGGGGGAGCAGAGGGGACTAAACATGATGATGACTTCACTGAAATGGAGAAG AAGGTGGACACCACCAGTAGGGCGGTGATGGACATTATGACCAAGACAACTGAGTATCTGCAGCCCAACCCAG CCTCCAGAGCCAAGATGACCATGATCAACTCCATGTCTAAGATGCGTGGCCAGGAGAAGGGTCTGGGCTACATCCAGACCGAGACCGTCCTGGGAGAGTCCATGCAGAAGTTTGGCAGGGAGCTCGGAGAAGAGTCCAACTTTG GCCTGGCTCTGATCGATGCTGGGGAGTCCATGCGTGAGCTGGGGGAGGTGAAGGACGCTCTCGACATGGAGGTCAAGCAGAACTTCCTGGACCCGCTGCAGACCCTCCACGACAAAGACCTCAAGGAGATTGCA CATCACCTGAAGAAACTGGAAGGCCGCCGTCTGGACTTCGACTACAAGAAGAAGCGTCAGGGCAAGGTGACAGACGACGAGATCAAACAGGCTCTGGAGAAGTTTGACGATACCAAGGAGATCGCTGAGCTCAGCATGTTCAACCTGTTGGAGAGTGAT CAGATTGAACAGGTGAGCCAGCTAGCCGCACTGGTCCAAGCCCAGGTGGAGTACCATCGTCAGTGTGCTGAGATCCTCACCCAGCTGCAGTCCAAGATGGAGGACCG GATAAGGGATTCCTCCAACAAGCCCAAGAAAGAGTTCATACCTAAGCCGCGTCAGTCCTTGGACCTCTCTAGTGAAAACCACAATGGAGCCATCCAAGGATCCAGGTCCCCAG CAAGGTCTCCAG cTCCCCTAGACCAGCCATCCTGCAGGGCGCTGTATGACTTCGACCCCGAGAACGAGGGCGAGCTGGGCTTCAAGGAGGGGGACATCATCACTCTCACCAACAAGATCGACGACAACTGGTACGAGGGCATGATCCACGGCAGCTCTGGATTCTTCCCCGTCAACTACGTGGATATCCTGGTGCCTCTGCCCTAA
- the LOC109894015 gene encoding endophilin-A1 isoform X5 has product MSVAGFKKQFHKATQRVSEKVGGAEGTKHDDDFTEMEKKVDTTSRAVMDIMTKTTEYLQPNPASRAKMTMINSMSKMRGQEKGLGYIQTETVLGESMQKFGRELGEESNFGLALIDAGESMRELGEVKDALDMEVKQNFLDPLQTLHDKDLKEIAHHLKKLEGRRLDFDYKKKRQGKVTDDEIKQALEKFDDTKEIAELSMFNLLESDIEQVSQLAALVQAQVEYHRQCAEILTQLQSKMEDRIRDSSNKPKKEFIPKPRQSLDLSSENHNGAIQGSRSPARSPAPLDQPSCRALYDFDPENEGELGFKEGDIITLTNKIDDNWYEGMIHGSSGFFPVNYVDILVPLP; this is encoded by the exons AGGGTGAGTGAGAAGGTTGGGGGAGCAGAGGGGACTAAACATGATGATGACTTCACTGAAATGGAGAAG AAGGTGGACACCACCAGTAGGGCGGTGATGGACATTATGACCAAGACAACTGAGTATCTGCAGCCCAACCCAG CCTCCAGAGCCAAGATGACCATGATCAACTCCATGTCTAAGATGCGTGGCCAGGAGAAGGGTCTGGGCTACATCCAGACCGAGACCGTCCTGGGAGAGTCCATGCAGAAGTTTGGCAGGGAGCTCGGAGAAGAGTCCAACTTTG GCCTGGCTCTGATCGATGCTGGGGAGTCCATGCGTGAGCTGGGGGAGGTGAAGGACGCTCTCGACATGGAGGTCAAGCAGAACTTCCTGGACCCGCTGCAGACCCTCCACGACAAAGACCTCAAGGAGATTGCA CATCACCTGAAGAAACTGGAAGGCCGCCGTCTGGACTTCGACTACAAGAAGAAGCGTCAGGGCAAGGTGACAGACGACGAGATCAAACAGGCTCTGGAGAAGTTTGACGATACCAAGGAGATCGCTGAGCTCAGCATGTTCAACCTGTTGGAGAGTGAT ATTGAACAGGTGAGCCAGCTAGCCGCACTGGTCCAAGCCCAGGTGGAGTACCATCGTCAGTGTGCTGAGATCCTCACCCAGCTGCAGTCCAAGATGGAGGACCG GATAAGGGATTCCTCCAACAAGCCCAAGAAAGAGTTCATACCTAAGCCGCGTCAGTCCTTGGACCTCTCTAGTGAAAACCACAATGGAGCCATCCAAGGATCCAGGTCCCCAG CAAGGTCTCCAG cTCCCCTAGACCAGCCATCCTGCAGGGCGCTGTATGACTTCGACCCCGAGAACGAGGGCGAGCTGGGCTTCAAGGAGGGGGACATCATCACTCTCACCAACAAGATCGACGACAACTGGTACGAGGGCATGATCCACGGCAGCTCTGGATTCTTCCCCGTCAACTACGTGGATATCCTGGTGCCTCTGCCCTAA
- the LOC109894015 gene encoding endophilin-A1 isoform X7: MSVAGFKKQFHKATQRVSEKVGGAEGTKHDDDFTEMEKKVDTTSRAVMDIMTKTTEYLQPNPASRAKMTMINSMSKMRGQEKGLGYIQTETVLGESMQKFGRELGEESNFGLALIDAGESMRELGEVKDALDMEVKQNFLDPLQTLHDKDLKEIAHHLKKLEGRRLDFDYKKKRQGKVTDDEIKQALEKFDDTKEIAELSMFNLLESDIEQVSQLAALVQAQVEYHRQCAEILTQLQSKMEDRIRDSSNKPKKEFIPKPRQSLDLSSENHNGAIQGSRSPAPLDQPSCRALYDFDPENEGELGFKEGDIITLTNKIDDNWYEGMIHGSSGFFPVNYVDILVPLP; encoded by the exons AGGGTGAGTGAGAAGGTTGGGGGAGCAGAGGGGACTAAACATGATGATGACTTCACTGAAATGGAGAAG AAGGTGGACACCACCAGTAGGGCGGTGATGGACATTATGACCAAGACAACTGAGTATCTGCAGCCCAACCCAG CCTCCAGAGCCAAGATGACCATGATCAACTCCATGTCTAAGATGCGTGGCCAGGAGAAGGGTCTGGGCTACATCCAGACCGAGACCGTCCTGGGAGAGTCCATGCAGAAGTTTGGCAGGGAGCTCGGAGAAGAGTCCAACTTTG GCCTGGCTCTGATCGATGCTGGGGAGTCCATGCGTGAGCTGGGGGAGGTGAAGGACGCTCTCGACATGGAGGTCAAGCAGAACTTCCTGGACCCGCTGCAGACCCTCCACGACAAAGACCTCAAGGAGATTGCA CATCACCTGAAGAAACTGGAAGGCCGCCGTCTGGACTTCGACTACAAGAAGAAGCGTCAGGGCAAGGTGACAGACGACGAGATCAAACAGGCTCTGGAGAAGTTTGACGATACCAAGGAGATCGCTGAGCTCAGCATGTTCAACCTGTTGGAGAGTGAT ATTGAACAGGTGAGCCAGCTAGCCGCACTGGTCCAAGCCCAGGTGGAGTACCATCGTCAGTGTGCTGAGATCCTCACCCAGCTGCAGTCCAAGATGGAGGACCG GATAAGGGATTCCTCCAACAAGCCCAAGAAAGAGTTCATACCTAAGCCGCGTCAGTCCTTGGACCTCTCTAGTGAAAACCACAATGGAGCCATCCAAGGATCCAGGTCCCCAG cTCCCCTAGACCAGCCATCCTGCAGGGCGCTGTATGACTTCGACCCCGAGAACGAGGGCGAGCTGGGCTTCAAGGAGGGGGACATCATCACTCTCACCAACAAGATCGACGACAACTGGTACGAGGGCATGATCCACGGCAGCTCTGGATTCTTCCCCGTCAACTACGTGGATATCCTGGTGCCTCTGCCCTAA